Proteins encoded within one genomic window of Bradyrhizobium sp. 186:
- a CDS encoding ANTAR domain-containing protein translates to MSAEQSPKIVIVDESPIRAAILEEGLREAGFTQVVHIREMQSLLARIYAVDPDIILIDLENPSRDVLEAMFQVSRAVRRPIAMFVDQSDSASIQASVEAGVSAYIVDGLRKERIKPILDLCVSRFNAFAKLQEELERTKSQLEDRKIIERAKGILMKVKGLTEDEAYVLLRSTAMREKKKIGEIAQSIITASEMLK, encoded by the coding sequence ATGAGCGCCGAACAGTCCCCCAAAATCGTGATCGTCGACGAAAGCCCGATCCGGGCCGCGATCCTCGAGGAAGGGTTGCGGGAGGCCGGATTCACGCAGGTCGTCCATATCCGAGAGATGCAGAGCCTGTTGGCGCGCATTTACGCGGTCGATCCCGACATCATCCTGATCGATCTGGAAAACCCCAGCCGCGACGTGCTCGAAGCGATGTTCCAGGTCAGCCGCGCCGTCCGCCGGCCGATTGCGATGTTCGTCGACCAGAGCGACTCGGCGTCGATCCAGGCTTCGGTCGAGGCCGGAGTTTCCGCCTACATCGTCGACGGGTTGAGGAAGGAGCGCATCAAGCCGATCCTCGACCTCTGCGTGTCGCGCTTCAATGCCTTCGCCAAGCTCCAGGAGGAACTGGAGCGCACCAAGTCGCAGCTCGAGGACCGCAAGATCATCGAGCGGGCCAAGGGTATCTTGATGAAGGTGAAAGGCCTCACCGAGGACGAGGCCTATGTGCTGCTGCGCTCGACCGCGATGCGCGAGAAGAAGAAAATCGGCGAGATCGCCCAGTCGATCATCACCGCGTCGGAGATGTTGAAATGA
- a CDS encoding AEC family transporter, which translates to MLDILNLALPYFGLIFVGFACGKTKSLPESGLTWMNFFLLYVSLPALLFAIMSKTPFSELNNPPFLVATTLSTVAAFTLALVVGKVLGRLSLREATLAGLSGGYGNIGYMGPGLALAVLGTKASAPTALIFCCDSIFLFTIVPLLIELSDRDHPSLVHAFGVVLKQIVLNPLIMSACFGAAVAALRIELPVALDRTITFLQNAAAPTALFVLGVTVALRPFDRVPWEVPGVIAVKLLIHPLTAFGLMLAFGPFAQPWAATAVLMASLPPALNVFVIARQNDAWIESASVAVLLGTFASVVTLTSVMWLLQTGRLAFP; encoded by the coding sequence ATGCTCGATATCCTCAATTTGGCCCTACCTTATTTCGGCCTGATCTTTGTCGGTTTTGCCTGCGGCAAGACCAAGTCGCTGCCGGAATCAGGCCTCACCTGGATGAACTTCTTCCTGCTCTACGTGTCGCTGCCGGCGCTGCTGTTTGCGATCATGTCGAAGACGCCGTTTTCGGAGCTGAACAACCCGCCGTTCCTGGTCGCGACCACGCTGTCGACGGTTGCTGCGTTCACCCTTGCGCTCGTCGTCGGCAAGGTTCTCGGCCGGCTGTCGTTGCGCGAGGCGACGCTCGCCGGCCTCTCCGGCGGCTACGGCAATATCGGCTACATGGGGCCGGGGCTGGCGCTCGCCGTGCTCGGAACGAAGGCGTCGGCGCCGACCGCGCTGATCTTCTGCTGCGACAGCATTTTCCTGTTCACGATCGTGCCGCTCCTGATCGAGCTCTCCGACCGCGACCATCCCTCGCTCGTGCACGCCTTCGGCGTCGTGCTGAAGCAGATCGTGCTCAATCCCCTGATCATGTCGGCCTGTTTCGGCGCGGCGGTCGCGGCATTGCGTATCGAGCTGCCGGTCGCGCTCGACCGCACCATCACCTTCCTCCAGAACGCGGCGGCTCCGACTGCGCTGTTCGTGCTTGGCGTGACGGTGGCGCTGCGCCCGTTCGATCGTGTGCCGTGGGAGGTGCCGGGCGTGATCGCGGTCAAGCTCCTGATCCATCCGCTCACGGCGTTCGGCTTGATGCTGGCGTTCGGCCCGTTCGCGCAGCCCTGGGCTGCGACCGCGGTGCTGATGGCTTCGCTGCCGCCGGCCCTGAACGTGTTCGTGATCGCCCGGCAGAATGATGCCTGGATCGAATCCGCCTCCGTCGCAGTGCTGCTCGGCACCTTCGCGTCCGTGGTCACGCTGACCAGCGTGATGTGGTTGCTCCAGACCGGTCGGCTGGCATTCCCCTGA
- the rimO gene encoding 30S ribosomal protein S12 methylthiotransferase RimO has translation MQQTAAPKVSFVSLGCPKALVDSERIITRLRAEGYELARKHDGADIVIVNTCGFLDSAKQESLSAIGEAMAENGKVIVTGCMGAEPEQIEQAYPGVLSITGPQQYESVLDAVHRALPPAHNPHLDLVPPQGIKLTPRHYAYLKISEGCNNRCTFCIIPKLRGDLVSRPANDVLREAERLVDAGVKELLVISQDTSAYGVDLKYAESPWKDRQVRAKFLDLARELGELGAWVRLQYVYPYPHVDEVIALMNEGKVLPYLDIPFQHASPEVLKAMKRPAAQDKTLARIKRWREQCPDLALRSTFIVGFPGETDADFAYLLDWLDEAEIDRLGCFKYEPVAGATSNAIAGAVPAEVKQERYNALMARQQKISARRLKRKVGTRQQIIIDEVGPTVAKGRSKADAPEIDGAVYLTSRRPLRVGEIVTAKIERADQYDLHGSVAGF, from the coding sequence ATGCAACAGACGGCTGCGCCCAAGGTCAGCTTCGTGTCGCTCGGGTGTCCCAAGGCATTGGTGGATTCCGAGCGCATCATCACGCGCTTGCGCGCCGAAGGCTACGAGCTCGCCCGCAAGCATGACGGGGCCGACATCGTCATTGTTAACACCTGTGGCTTCCTCGACAGCGCCAAGCAGGAATCGCTCTCGGCGATCGGCGAGGCCATGGCCGAGAACGGCAAGGTGATCGTGACCGGCTGCATGGGCGCGGAACCCGAGCAGATCGAGCAGGCCTATCCCGGCGTGCTCTCGATCACCGGTCCGCAGCAATATGAGAGCGTGCTGGACGCCGTGCACCGCGCGCTGCCGCCCGCGCACAATCCGCATCTCGACCTGGTGCCGCCGCAAGGCATCAAGCTGACGCCGCGCCATTACGCCTATTTGAAGATCTCGGAAGGCTGCAACAACCGCTGCACCTTCTGCATCATCCCGAAACTGCGCGGCGATCTCGTCTCGCGTCCGGCCAACGACGTGCTGCGCGAGGCCGAGCGGCTCGTCGATGCCGGCGTCAAGGAGTTGCTGGTGATCTCGCAGGACACCTCGGCCTACGGCGTCGATCTCAAATACGCCGAGAGCCCGTGGAAGGATCGCCAGGTCCGCGCCAAATTCCTCGACCTCGCGCGCGAGCTCGGCGAACTCGGCGCCTGGGTCCGGCTGCAATATGTCTACCCCTATCCGCATGTCGACGAGGTCATCGCACTGATGAACGAGGGCAAGGTGCTGCCCTATCTCGACATTCCATTCCAGCACGCGAGCCCCGAGGTGCTGAAAGCGATGAAGCGCCCGGCTGCGCAGGACAAGACGCTGGCGCGGATCAAGCGCTGGCGTGAGCAATGCCCTGATCTCGCCTTGCGCTCGACCTTCATCGTCGGCTTCCCCGGCGAGACCGATGCTGATTTCGCCTATCTGCTCGACTGGCTCGATGAAGCCGAGATCGATCGTCTCGGCTGCTTCAAATACGAGCCGGTCGCCGGCGCGACGTCGAACGCGATCGCAGGCGCTGTCCCGGCCGAGGTGAAGCAGGAGCGCTACAACGCGCTGATGGCCCGCCAGCAGAAGATTTCAGCGCGACGGCTGAAGCGCAAGGTCGGCACCCGCCAGCAGATCATCATCGACGAGGTCGGCCCGACCGTCGCAAAGGGCCGCTCCAAGGCCGATGCGCCCGAGATCGACGGCGCCGTCTACCTCACGAGCCGCCGCCCCTTGCGCGTCGGCGAGATCGTCACCGCGAAGATCGAGCGCGCCGACCAATACGACCTGCACGGCAGCGTCGCGGGGTTCTGA
- a CDS encoding acetylornithine transaminase produces the protein MTNATHPYDALMDITARPKAVFVRGAGSYLWDDSRKRYLDFVQGWAVNCLGHSPPAVADALATQAKRLLTPSPAFYNEPSLKLAQALVDNSAFDQVFFANSGAEANEGAIKLARKYGNLHKNGAFEIITFEGGFHGRTLATMSASGKKAFEPLFEPKIAGFKKAKLNDIASVEKLINGNTVAVMLEPIQGESGVWPATDQFLTELRALTDAHGLLLIFDEIQTGMGRTGKLFHYEHAGIAPDIMTLGKGIGGGVPLAALLATERASCFEHGDQGGTFNGNPIMCAAGLAVLEQISQPDFLKAVVETGLLLESELQKVSARHGLGEVRGRGLLLALDLKLPIAPGIVAQAFEAGVLLNAPQVDALRFMPALNVTRAEIAEMIDCLDGILTKAGAARRVA, from the coding sequence ATGACCAACGCCACCCATCCGTATGACGCGCTGATGGACATCACTGCACGGCCCAAGGCCGTGTTCGTCCGCGGCGCGGGCTCCTACCTCTGGGACGACAGCCGCAAGCGTTATCTCGATTTCGTGCAGGGCTGGGCGGTCAACTGTCTCGGCCATTCGCCGCCGGCGGTCGCCGACGCCCTCGCCACGCAGGCCAAGCGGCTGTTGACGCCGAGCCCGGCCTTCTACAACGAGCCGAGCCTGAAGCTCGCGCAAGCGCTCGTCGACAACAGCGCCTTCGACCAGGTGTTCTTCGCCAATTCCGGCGCGGAGGCCAACGAGGGCGCGATCAAGCTTGCGCGCAAATATGGCAACCTGCACAAGAACGGCGCGTTCGAGATCATCACCTTCGAAGGCGGCTTTCACGGCCGCACGCTGGCGACGATGTCGGCCTCGGGCAAGAAGGCGTTCGAGCCGCTGTTCGAGCCGAAAATTGCCGGCTTCAAGAAGGCGAAGCTCAACGACATCGCCTCCGTGGAGAAGCTGATCAACGGCAACACCGTCGCTGTGATGCTGGAGCCGATCCAGGGCGAGTCCGGCGTGTGGCCCGCGACCGATCAGTTCCTGACGGAGCTGCGCGCGCTTACCGATGCGCATGGCCTGTTGCTGATCTTCGACGAGATCCAGACCGGCATGGGCCGGACCGGAAAGCTGTTCCACTACGAGCACGCCGGCATCGCGCCCGACATCATGACGCTCGGCAAGGGCATCGGCGGCGGCGTGCCGCTTGCAGCCCTGCTTGCGACCGAACGTGCCTCCTGTTTCGAGCACGGCGATCAGGGCGGCACGTTCAACGGCAACCCGATCATGTGCGCGGCGGGGCTTGCGGTGCTGGAGCAGATCAGCCAACCGGACTTTCTGAAGGCGGTCGTGGAGACCGGCCTGCTGCTCGAAAGCGAGTTGCAGAAAGTCTCGGCCCGGCATGGCCTCGGCGAGGTACGCGGCCGCGGCCTGTTGCTGGCGCTCGACCTCAAGCTGCCGATCGCCCCCGGCATCGTCGCACAGGCGTTCGAGGCCGGCGTGCTCCTCAATGCGCCGCAGGTCGACGCGCTGCGCTTCATGCCGGCGCTGAACGTCACGCGGGCTGAGATCGCCGAGATGATCGATTGCCTGGACGGGATCTTGACCAAAGCCGGCGCGGCACGGCGGGTGGCGTAA
- a CDS encoding NirA family protein → MKIDTLSVDFTDEQKRYLEGFTTGLQISRVGRGFGGAAKANAEPTGPDAVHIKAQDKVIASGKKLADQEKFKRDEHPFDAYPRLRQQALDNAPPSPADNFRWRYFGIFYVAPTQDSYMSRLRIPNGIMKHWQLSGLADLAEETSGPYSHVTTRANLQLREIPPKNAVNLIEGIQDLGLCSRGSGADNIRNVTGTPTAGIDPQELIDTRPYAREWHYHILNDRSLYGLPRKFNVAFDGAGKIAVLEETNDIAFTAVEVKDGFGVEPGVWFRLGLGGITGHKDFAKYSGIIVKPEEATAVADAIVRVFIEHGDRTNRNKARLKYVLDAMGHDGFLKLVEEQIKKPFVRVPEEAFQPRPASDRMAHVGVHRQKQDGLNWIGVSLPLGKITCDQMRGLAKVAHDLGDGDIRLTVWQNLLIPGVRDENVELAIAAIKQIGLAVEASHIRAGLIACTGNAGCRFAASNTKRHAAEIGDWCEPRVEMDKPVNIHVTGCHHSCAQHYISDIGLIGARVPVGEEDTVEGYHLFTGGGFGPDADVGQEVYHDLKAEDAPKTVEGLLKAYIAHRSSPEETFLSFARRHDSETLRKLADAEVSS, encoded by the coding sequence ATGAAAATCGACACGCTCTCAGTCGACTTTACCGACGAGCAGAAACGCTATCTCGAAGGCTTCACGACCGGTCTGCAGATCAGCCGGGTCGGTCGCGGTTTCGGCGGCGCCGCCAAGGCGAACGCCGAGCCTACTGGTCCCGATGCCGTGCACATCAAGGCACAGGACAAGGTCATCGCCTCGGGCAAGAAGCTCGCCGACCAGGAGAAATTCAAGCGCGACGAGCATCCCTTCGATGCCTATCCGCGCTTGCGCCAGCAGGCGCTCGACAATGCGCCGCCGAGCCCTGCGGACAATTTCCGCTGGCGCTATTTCGGCATCTTCTATGTCGCGCCGACGCAGGACTCCTACATGAGCCGCCTGCGCATTCCGAACGGCATCATGAAGCATTGGCAGCTGTCCGGCCTTGCTGATCTCGCCGAAGAAACGAGCGGGCCTTACAGCCACGTCACGACGCGCGCCAATCTCCAGCTTCGCGAGATCCCGCCAAAGAACGCCGTGAATCTGATCGAGGGCATCCAGGACCTTGGCCTGTGCTCACGCGGTTCCGGCGCCGACAACATCCGCAACGTGACGGGAACTCCGACGGCCGGGATCGATCCTCAGGAACTGATCGATACGCGGCCTTATGCGCGCGAGTGGCACTATCACATCCTGAATGATCGCTCGCTCTACGGATTGCCGCGCAAGTTCAACGTCGCCTTCGACGGAGCCGGCAAGATCGCCGTGCTCGAGGAGACCAACGACATCGCATTCACGGCGGTGGAAGTGAAGGACGGTTTCGGCGTCGAGCCCGGGGTCTGGTTTCGCCTTGGCCTTGGCGGCATCACCGGACACAAGGATTTCGCAAAATATTCCGGCATCATCGTCAAGCCGGAAGAGGCCACCGCCGTCGCCGACGCCATCGTGCGCGTGTTCATCGAGCACGGCGATCGCACCAACCGCAACAAGGCGCGGTTGAAATATGTGCTCGACGCCATGGGCCATGACGGATTCCTCAAGCTCGTCGAAGAGCAGATCAAGAAGCCGTTCGTGCGCGTGCCGGAAGAGGCGTTTCAGCCGCGGCCTGCGTCGGACCGCATGGCGCATGTCGGCGTGCACAGGCAGAAGCAGGACGGCTTGAACTGGATCGGCGTGTCGCTGCCGCTCGGCAAGATCACCTGCGATCAGATGCGCGGCCTCGCCAAGGTCGCGCACGACCTCGGCGACGGCGATATTCGCCTGACTGTCTGGCAGAACCTGCTGATCCCCGGCGTGCGCGACGAGAACGTCGAGCTTGCAATTGCAGCGATCAAGCAGATCGGGCTTGCGGTCGAGGCTTCGCACATCCGCGCCGGCCTGATCGCCTGCACCGGCAATGCCGGCTGCCGCTTCGCCGCCTCGAATACCAAGCGCCACGCCGCCGAGATCGGCGACTGGTGCGAGCCGCGCGTCGAGATGGATAAGCCGGTCAACATTCACGTCACCGGCTGTCACCATTCCTGCGCGCAGCATTACATCAGCGATATCGGGCTGATCGGTGCGCGTGTGCCGGTCGGCGAAGAGGACACGGTCGAGGGCTATCACCTCTTCACCGGCGGCGGGTTCGGACCCGATGCCGATGTCGGGCAGGAGGTCTATCACGACCTCAAGGCCGAGGATGCGCCGAAGACGGTCGAAGGACTGCTCAAGGCCTACATCGCCCATCGCTCGTCTCCCGAAGAAACCTTCCTCTCCTTTGCGCGCCGCCACGACAGCGAGACGCTGCGCAAGCTTGCCGATGCAGAGGTGTCCTCATGA
- the pcsA gene encoding phosphatidylcholine synthase — MADVQIGLILVAEAMDSQEDSLKPTPAIRAAAFSVHIFTAFGAAVALLAMLEAVREHWAAMFQWLGVALIIDAIDGPIARRLDVKNVQPNWSGDVLDLVVDFVTYVFVPAYAIVASGLLLPVAAPLLGVAIIVTSALYFADLRMKADDNHFRGFPALWNAAAFYLFLLHWPPLLSTLLVAALVVLTFVPFHVLHPVRVVRLRWLTMSLIAIWALLGLYVLKMDFRVGTGVTVVLCAIALWIVFSDAVIRLARSFA; from the coding sequence ATGGCGGATGTGCAAATCGGTCTCATTCTGGTAGCAGAAGCCATGGATAGCCAAGAGGATTCCTTGAAGCCGACGCCTGCGATCCGCGCCGCGGCCTTCTCGGTGCACATCTTCACCGCATTCGGCGCGGCCGTCGCGCTGCTGGCGATGCTGGAGGCTGTGCGCGAGCACTGGGCGGCGATGTTTCAATGGCTGGGCGTAGCCCTGATCATCGACGCGATCGATGGCCCGATCGCGCGCCGGCTCGACGTCAAGAATGTGCAGCCGAACTGGTCCGGCGACGTGCTCGATCTCGTGGTCGATTTCGTCACCTATGTCTTCGTGCCGGCCTACGCGATTGTGGCGAGCGGCTTGCTGTTGCCGGTCGCAGCTCCCTTGCTCGGCGTCGCCATCATCGTCACCAGCGCATTATATTTCGCCGACCTGCGCATGAAGGCGGACGACAATCATTTTCGCGGTTTTCCGGCGCTGTGGAACGCCGCTGCGTTCTACCTGTTCCTGCTGCATTGGCCGCCGCTGCTGTCGACGCTGCTGGTCGCAGCCCTGGTGGTGCTGACCTTCGTGCCGTTCCACGTGCTGCATCCGGTCCGCGTCGTGCGGCTGCGCTGGCTGACGATGTCGCTGATCGCGATCTGGGCGCTGCTCGGGCTCTATGTGCTGAAGATGGACTTTCGCGTCGGCACGGGCGTGACCGTCGTTCTCTGTGCGATCGCACTCTGGATCGTGTTCAGTGACGCAGTGATCCGGCTCGCAAGATCCTTCGCATGA
- a CDS encoding UbiH/UbiF family hydroxylase, with product MTDASTLFDAAVIGGGPAGLAAAIALAQAGARTALVARRVPYADNRTTALLGASVDLLETLDVWPRCKDKAAALEIMRLVDDTGRLFRAPEVRFSCHEIALDAFGYNIDNRSLMLALEERAAELPDLVRFDDEAENVVIEADDVAIRTASAQFLSARLVVGADGRHSLCREAAGIAVTRRDLTQTALTFNVGHARPHRNVSTEFHTPHGPCVFVPLPGDRSSVVWVAAPAEAERLRGLSDEELSAAIEKQSHSILGRMTVEPGRHLFPLAIERPKSFAQDRIALVGEAAHVVPPIGAQGLNLGLRDAADIARLAGEAIAAGTDPGTPEVLKRYDRARRPDVLSRTFAIDIANRALLNDFLPLQPVRAVGMHLLGAIGPLRRFAMREGLTPTWRR from the coding sequence ATGACAGACGCATCGACACTCTTTGACGCAGCCGTCATCGGCGGCGGGCCGGCGGGACTTGCGGCGGCCATCGCGCTGGCGCAAGCCGGTGCCCGGACCGCGCTGGTGGCGCGGCGCGTGCCGTATGCCGACAATCGCACCACTGCCCTGCTCGGCGCCTCGGTCGATCTGCTGGAGACGCTCGACGTCTGGCCGCGTTGCAAGGACAAGGCGGCCGCGCTCGAAATCATGCGCCTGGTCGACGACACCGGCCGGCTGTTCCGTGCGCCGGAGGTCCGGTTCTCCTGTCACGAAATCGCTCTCGACGCCTTCGGCTACAACATCGACAACCGCTCGCTGATGCTGGCGCTGGAAGAGCGCGCGGCTGAATTGCCCGACCTCGTCCGTTTCGACGACGAGGCTGAGAACGTCGTGATCGAAGCCGATGACGTCGCAATCCGCACGGCGTCCGCGCAGTTCCTCTCAGCCCGGCTCGTGGTCGGTGCCGACGGCCGGCATTCGCTGTGCCGCGAGGCCGCCGGCATTGCGGTGACGCGGCGCGACCTGACACAGACCGCGCTGACCTTCAACGTCGGCCACGCGCGGCCGCATCGCAACGTCTCGACCGAGTTCCACACACCGCACGGGCCGTGCGTGTTCGTGCCCCTGCCCGGCGACCGCTCCAGCGTCGTCTGGGTCGCAGCTCCCGCGGAGGCCGAACGGCTTCGCGGCTTAAGCGACGAGGAACTGTCCGCCGCGATCGAGAAGCAGTCGCATTCCATTTTGGGACGCATGACGGTCGAGCCCGGCCGCCACCTGTTCCCGCTGGCGATCGAGCGGCCCAAATCCTTCGCCCAAGACCGCATCGCGCTGGTCGGCGAAGCCGCCCATGTGGTTCCCCCGATCGGCGCCCAAGGCCTCAACCTCGGCCTTCGGGATGCCGCCGACATCGCGAGACTCGCAGGCGAAGCCATCGCCGCCGGTACCGATCCCGGCACGCCCGAGGTACTCAAGCGCTACGACCGGGCGCGGCGTCCGGACGTCCTGAGCCGGACGTTTGCGATCGATATCGCCAACCGCGCCCTGCTCAACGATTTCCTGCCGCTCCAGCCGGTCCGTGCGGTCGGCATGCACCTGCTCGGCGCCATCGGCCCGCTGCGGCGCTTCGCCATGCGCGAAGGACTGACGCCGACCTGGCGACGGTAG
- a CDS encoding TerC family protein, with protein MMRLLTSPEAWAALLTLTSLEIVLGIDNVIFLSVIVSRIPEKQARRARQIGLALALIFRIILLSLLVWLIGLTAPVFSIKGYDFSWRDLILIGGGLFLIAKATHEIHAEVEADDGEGDQDSGRNAFFWVIVQIIVIDIVFSLDSIITAIGMAQDIEIMIAAVVIACLIMYISSGPVSRFVAQHPTTKMLALAFLVLIGVALVADGFQFHIPRGYIYFAIAFSAAVEFFNVLAKRNRRKAGRPSV; from the coding sequence ATGATGCGCCTCCTCACCAGCCCCGAAGCCTGGGCCGCGCTGCTCACTTTGACCTCGCTCGAGATCGTGCTCGGCATCGACAACGTCATCTTCCTGTCGGTGATCGTCTCGCGCATCCCCGAGAAGCAGGCCCGCCGCGCCCGCCAGATCGGGCTCGCGCTGGCGCTGATATTCCGCATCATCCTGCTCAGCCTCTTGGTCTGGCTGATCGGCCTGACCGCGCCGGTGTTCTCGATAAAGGGTTACGACTTCTCCTGGCGCGATCTCATCCTGATCGGCGGCGGCCTGTTCCTGATCGCGAAGGCGACGCATGAGATCCATGCCGAGGTCGAAGCCGACGACGGCGAGGGCGATCAGGACTCCGGCCGCAACGCCTTCTTCTGGGTGATCGTCCAGATCATCGTCATCGACATCGTGTTCTCGCTGGACTCGATCATCACCGCGATCGGCATGGCGCAGGACATCGAGATCATGATCGCGGCCGTCGTGATCGCCTGCCTGATCATGTACATTTCGTCGGGACCGGTGTCGCGATTCGTCGCGCAGCATCCGACCACCAAGATGCTGGCGCTGGCATTCCTGGTGCTGATCGGCGTCGCGCTGGTCGCGGACGGATTCCAATTCCACATTCCGCGCGGCTACATTTATTTCGCAATTGCGTTCTCGGCGGCGGTCGAGTTCTTCAACGTGTTGGCGAAGCGCAACCGCAGGAAGGCCGGCAGGCCGTCCGTTTAG
- a CDS encoding CmpA/NrtA family ABC transporter substrate-binding protein — MTATLRIGFIPLVDAAALIVAVDKGFAAAEGLEVELVREVSWSNVRDKLNIGLFDAAHLLAPVAIASSLGLGHVKVPIAAPFNLGINGNAITVSPALHAALMEEIDGDRFDPLATAKALARVVAKRRKAGAEPLTFGMTFPFSTHNYQLRFWMAAAGVDPDEDVRLVVLPPPYMVDSLANGHVDAFCVGAPWNSIAVDLGIGHILHFVSDILDRAAEKVLAVRQAWADKNPDVVAALVRAAVKAAEFIEQPSNLAEAARILAQPERIGVDAEVIQRTLDGRLKISPDGTFRESARYLLVGREGAGRPDPVQAAWLYTQMVRWGQTALTPDGVKTAMAVFRPDLYDGALGRRSPTEAPAAFGAFAGPVFDPDNIRGHLEAFEVGRWKA, encoded by the coding sequence ATGACCGCTACCCTCCGCATAGGGTTCATCCCGCTGGTCGATGCCGCAGCCCTGATCGTCGCCGTTGACAAAGGATTTGCCGCCGCCGAAGGGCTCGAGGTCGAGCTGGTGCGCGAGGTCTCGTGGTCCAACGTGCGCGACAAGCTCAATATCGGCCTGTTCGACGCCGCGCATCTGCTTGCGCCGGTTGCAATCGCGTCCTCGCTCGGGCTCGGCCATGTCAAGGTTCCGATCGCGGCGCCTTTCAACCTCGGCATCAACGGCAATGCAATCACGGTCTCGCCCGCTCTTCATGCCGCGCTGATGGAAGAGATCGACGGCGACCGCTTCGATCCGTTGGCGACGGCGAAAGCGCTGGCGCGGGTCGTCGCCAAGCGGCGCAAAGCGGGCGCCGAGCCCCTGACCTTCGGCATGACCTTCCCGTTCTCGACCCACAATTACCAGCTGCGGTTCTGGATGGCGGCGGCCGGCGTCGATCCGGACGAGGATGTGCGGCTGGTGGTGCTGCCGCCGCCTTACATGGTCGACAGCCTCGCCAACGGCCATGTCGATGCATTTTGCGTTGGCGCGCCCTGGAATTCTATCGCGGTCGACCTCGGCATCGGCCACATCCTGCATTTCGTTTCCGACATCCTCGACCGTGCGGCGGAGAAGGTTTTGGCGGTGCGCCAGGCCTGGGCCGATAAGAATCCGGATGTGGTCGCGGCCCTCGTGCGTGCAGCGGTGAAGGCCGCCGAGTTCATCGAGCAACCCTCGAACCTGGCCGAGGCAGCGCGGATCCTGGCGCAGCCCGAACGGATCGGCGTCGATGCCGAAGTGATCCAGCGCACGCTTGATGGGCGCCTGAAGATCTCGCCCGATGGCACGTTCCGCGAAAGCGCGCGCTACCTTCTGGTCGGGCGTGAAGGGGCAGGGCGGCCGGATCCGGTCCAGGCGGCCTGGCTCTACACGCAGATGGTGCGCTGGGGGCAGACCGCGCTGACGCCGGACGGCGTCAAGACAGCCATGGCCGTGTTCAGGCCCGATCTTTACGATGGGGCCCTCGGTCGCCGGTCGCCCACCGAAGCCCCCGCGGCCTTCGGTGCATTCGCCGGTCCCGTCTTCGATCCCGACAACATTCGAGGGCATCTCGAAGCCTTCGAGGTTGGCCGCTGGAAGGCCTGA
- a CDS encoding quinone oxidoreductase, whose translation MTKAVRVHKVGGPEALVYESVEVPAPATGEVHIRQHAVGLNFIDVYFRTGLYKAPGLPFIAGNEASGEVVTVGPGVTNFHPGDRVAYYHNLGAYTGERNIPWERLVKLPDHITYEQGAVLMLKGLTVWYLLHKTFKVEPHHRVLIHAAAGGIGLLACQWARAMGAHVIGTVGSREKAELAEANGCDHVILYNEEDFVARVKQISRNEGCDVVYDGVGKATFPGSLSCLKPRGMFVSFGNASGPVPPFSIAELNTHGSLFATRPKLNDYIGTRSELLEGADTLFAAVINGKLHVPINHAYALKDAAKAHIDLEARKTTGASILKP comes from the coding sequence ATGACCAAAGCCGTCCGTGTGCACAAGGTCGGAGGCCCCGAAGCCCTGGTCTATGAGAGCGTCGAAGTGCCGGCGCCTGCTACCGGCGAGGTGCACATCCGCCAGCACGCGGTCGGGCTGAACTTCATCGACGTCTATTTCCGCACCGGCCTCTACAAGGCGCCGGGGCTGCCCTTCATCGCCGGCAACGAGGCCTCCGGCGAGGTCGTCACGGTCGGACCGGGCGTCACGAATTTCCATCCCGGCGACCGCGTCGCCTACTATCACAATCTCGGCGCCTACACCGGCGAGCGCAACATCCCCTGGGAGCGGCTGGTCAAGCTGCCCGACCACATCACCTACGAGCAGGGCGCCGTGCTGATGCTGAAGGGGCTGACGGTCTGGTATCTCCTGCACAAGACCTTCAAGGTCGAGCCGCATCATCGTGTGCTGATCCACGCCGCAGCCGGCGGCATCGGTCTTCTAGCTTGCCAATGGGCGAGGGCGATGGGCGCCCATGTCATCGGGACGGTCGGCTCGCGCGAGAAGGCCGAGCTTGCCGAGGCCAATGGCTGCGATCACGTCATCCTCTACAACGAGGAGGACTTTGTCGCGCGCGTGAAGCAGATCAGCCGCAACGAGGGTTGCGACGTCGTCTATGACGGCGTCGGCAAGGCAACCTTTCCGGGTTCGCTGTCCTGCCTGAAGCCGCGCGGCATGTTCGTCTCCTTCGGCAATGCCTCAGGGCCGGTGCCGCCGTTCTCGATCGCCGAGCTCAACACTCACGGCTCGCTGTTTGCGACGAGGCCTAAGCTCAACGACTACATCGGCACGCGCTCGGAGCTCTTGGAAGGCGCCGATACGCTGTTCGCGGCCGTCATCAACGGCAAGCTGCACGTGCCGATCAACCACGCCTACGCGCTGAAGGACGCCGCGAAGGCGCATATCGATCTCGAAGCCCGCAAGACGACGGGCGCGTCGATCCTGAAGCCGTAG